The genomic interval CCCTTCATGAGCTGGCAGTTGAGATGAGCGACCCTGCTGACAGGATAACATGGCCAAGTTAATTAACATGGCCGTGTTAAGGAAGTGAGGAATGCATTTGGTCTGCATCGACGGCTGCCTGGCCCGTTCCTGACGGGGCGCCTCCCGGTGGGAAGTGCCGCGTCGTCCGTTCCGATTGGCGAAGCCTCAGCGCGTCTCGAAGAGCTCGCGGGGCGGCGGGGCGGGCGTGGCGCGGACGTCGTTCATGGTGACGGCCGTCGCCTCGCTTCGGTGATGGCGTGCTCGGCGCCTTCGATGGCGGTTGCGGGGAGAAGCGGCCTGAGGAGGACGGATCAGGTAATTTATTGGGAACCCAAATACTTAGACAACGGCATCACCGGGTGATGAGCCGCGCCAGCTCCGCCCCCAGCCGCGCGCCGATGGCCGCGTAGCCGGCCTCGGACGGGTGGAAGCCGTCGTCGCAGAACAGGTGGCGCCCCGGCTCCACCCACGCGGGGACGTGCGCGGTCGCGGGGAGGCGCGGAGCCAGCCGCGCGAGCGCGTCGTCCAGCAGCCGCGCGCGGGCGCCGAGGACGGCGCGCAGCGGCTGCGGCAGGGCGGGGAACTCGTGCATCGGCGGCACGGGTCCGAGCACGACGGGAGCGGATCCGACGCGCGCGCGGATCGCCGCGACCAGCCGCGCGACGTCCGCCGCCCAGCGCGACGGGCGGCGGAAGCACAGCGTGTCGTTCACTCCCAGCGCGATCGCCACCGCGTCCGCCGGCTCGTCGGGAAGGTTGGCGGCGAGCGCCATCGCCTGGCGCGCGCTGGCGCCGCTGCGGCCTGCCGCGCGCCATCGCACCGGCCGCCCCGTCGCTCGCGCGAGAGCGGCGG from Longimicrobium sp. carries:
- a CDS encoding SGNH/GDSL hydrolase family protein, with product MGEMKTRALAAAAFPLLPLLFAQGRWVRRRTPILPSAAGPAEGIVAGQGEPLRLLVLGESTVAGIGAATHERGLTGAIAAALARATGRPVRWRAAGRSGASARQAMALAANLPDEPADAVAIALGVNDTLCFRRPSRWAADVARLVAAIRARVGSAPVVLGPVPPMHEFPALPQPLRAVLGARARLLDDALARLAPRLPATAHVPAWVEPGRHLFCDDGFHPSEAGYAAIGARLGAELARLITR